Proteins encoded together in one Cellulomonas gilvus ATCC 13127 window:
- a CDS encoding demethylmenaquinone methyltransferase, which yields MARASLDKQPEEVAAMFDSVAHRYDLTNDVLSLGQDRRWRRATIAAVDAQPGQTVLDLAAGTGTSSEPLADAGVRVVPCDLSEGMVGVGKARRPDLPFVAGDALHLPFADESFDAVTMSFGLRNVPDVPAALAELLRVTRPGGRLVVCEFSTPTLAPFRGVYTGYLTQALPRVARVVAKEPDAYVYLAESIRDWPDQQGLGRLIKQAGWSQVAFRNLSGGIVALHRATRPA from the coding sequence ATGGCGCGCGCGAGCTTGGACAAGCAGCCCGAGGAGGTCGCGGCGATGTTCGACTCCGTCGCGCACCGCTACGACCTCACGAACGACGTCCTGTCGCTCGGGCAGGACCGGCGCTGGCGGCGCGCCACGATCGCGGCGGTGGACGCGCAGCCGGGTCAGACCGTGCTGGACCTCGCCGCGGGCACGGGCACGTCGTCGGAACCCCTCGCTGACGCGGGCGTGCGCGTGGTGCCGTGCGACCTCTCGGAGGGCATGGTCGGGGTCGGCAAGGCGCGCCGTCCGGACCTGCCGTTCGTCGCGGGCGACGCGCTGCACCTGCCGTTCGCCGACGAGTCGTTCGACGCCGTGACGATGTCCTTCGGGCTGCGCAACGTGCCCGACGTGCCCGCGGCGCTCGCGGAGCTGCTGCGCGTCACCCGGCCCGGCGGCCGCCTGGTGGTGTGCGAGTTCTCGACGCCGACGCTCGCGCCGTTCCGGGGCGTCTACACGGGCTACCTCACGCAGGCGCTGCCGCGCGTGGCGCGCGTGGTGGCCAAGGAGCCCGACGCCTACGTGTACCTCGCCGAGTCCATCCGGGACTGGCCCGACCAGCAGGGCCTGGGCCGGCTCATCAAGCAGGCGGGCTGGTCGCAGGTCGCGTTCCGCAACCTGTCCGGCGGCATCGTGGCCCTGCACCGGGCGACCCGTCCGGCCTGA